The proteins below come from a single Malus sylvestris chromosome 3, drMalSylv7.2, whole genome shotgun sequence genomic window:
- the LOC126616327 gene encoding ER membrane protein complex subunit 8/9 homolog, whose product MGGELRYEIAQNAYIKLVLHALKHKTSAVNGILLGRVSPHNDVVEITDSVPLFHSHIGLLPQLEISLILIEEHFAAKGVSIVGYFHANERFDDHELGGIAKNVGDHIYRYLPQAAILLLDNRKFEALSKTKDRSPVVQLYTKDASRTWKLVGSDGNQLTIKEPSANVVLLDYISTEKWQDVVDFDDHLDDISKDWLNPELFK is encoded by the exons ATGGGTGGCGAGTTACGCTACGAGATCGCACAAAATGCCTACATAAAGCTAGTGCTACACGCTCTCAAGCACAAGACCTCCGCCGTTAACGGCATCCTCCTCGGTCGCGTCTCCCCCCACAACGACGTCGTGGAGATCACCGATTCCGTCCCTCTCTTCCACTCCCACATCGGCCTCCTCCCCCAGCTCGAGATCTCCCTCATCCTG ATAGAGGAGCACTTTGCTGCTAAAGGAGTGAGCATTGTGGGGTATTTCCATGCTAACGAGAGGTTTGACGATCACGAGCTCGGCGGCATTGCCAAGAACGTCGGCGATCACATTTATCGCTACCTTCCTCAAGCTGCAATTCTTTTG CTTGATAACAGGAAGTTTGAAGCTTTGTCGAAGACTAAGGACCGGAGCCCCGTAGTGCAG CTCTACACGAAGGATGCATCCAGGACTTGGAAGTTAGTTGGATCGGATGGAAACCAGTTGACCATCAAAGAGCCATCAGCAAATGTTGTTCTATTGGATTACATCTCCACCGAAAAATGGCAGGATGTTGTAGATTTCGATGATCACCTTGATGACATTAGCAA GGACTGGCTGAACCCAGAACTATTCAAGTAA
- the LOC126616323 gene encoding heterogeneous nuclear ribonucleoprotein 1-like — translation MGSKSNAGHPHTGDGASPGKIFIGGLAKDTTNATFTKHFGKYGEIVDSVIMKDRFTGTPRGFGFITYADPSVVDTVIEETHVINGKQVEIKRTIPKGQGQSKDFKTKKIFVGGIPSSVSEDELKRFFSEYGKVVEHQIIRDHETNRSRGFGFVIFDSEEVVDELLSKGNMIDMEGTEVEIKKAEPKKASNPPSAPAYGSNSRARSFNDGFGGYGSSYGSFDGGFGPGPYRTPGGLGGRYGGGYGYGYGSDSGEFGSGYGNFGSSSLGGYRGETSLGYSSRFGPYGGGYGGGYNASGLGGYGRGSEGYGSYGGSNYGGGYDSGPGATYGGGAGGPYGRGGYSSSSRYHPYGR, via the exons ATGGGTTCGAAGTCGAATGCCGGCCATCCTCACACAGGCGATGGCGCCAGCCCTGG AAAGATCTTCATCGGTGGATTGGCAAAAGACACTACAAATG CTACATTTACCAAGCACTTTGGGAAATATGGAGAGATAGTGGACTCGGTGATAATGAAAGATCGCTTCACGGGTACCCCACGGGGATTTGGGTTTATTACCTATGCCGATCCATCAGTTGTTGATACAGTTATTGAGGAGACTCATGTTATTAATGGAAAGCAG GTTGAGATCAAGCGAACCATTCCAAAAGGTCAAGGGCAATCAAAGGATtttaagacaaagaagatattTGTTGGTGGCATTCCATCATCAGTCTCTGAGG ATGAGTTGAAAAGATTCTTCTCTGAGTATGGGAAAGTGGTGGAACACCAGATCATACGAGATCATGAGACCAATCGTTCTAGAGGCTTTGGGTTTGTTATTTTTGACAGTGAGGAAGTTGTAGATGAGTTGTTATCTAAAGGAAACATGATTGATATGGAGGGTACCGAG GTGGAGATCAAGAAAGCTGAACCAAAGAAAGCCTCAAATCCACCATCTGCTCCTGCATATGGTAGCAATTCTAGGGCTCGTTCTTTCAATGATGGCTTTGGTGGATATGGCAGTTCTTATGGTAGTTTTGATGGAGGGTTTGGCCCTGGACCCTATAGGACACCAGGTGGTCTTGGTGGTAGATATGGTGGTGGTTATGGCTACGGTTATGGTAGCGATAGTGGCGAATTTGGCAGTGGTTATGGGAATTTTGGCAGCAGTAGCTTAGGTGGCTATCGAGGTGAGACTTCCCTTGGTTATTCTAGCCGCTTTGGACCATATGGTGGTGGTTATGGTGGGGGCTATAATGCGAGTGGTTTAGGTGGTTATGGCCGAGGCAGTGAAGGCTATGGAAGTTACGGAGGTTCAAACTATGGTGGTGGCTATGACTCTGGTCCTGGGGCTACTTATGGTGGAGGAGCAGGTGGACCATATGGAAGGGGGGGATATAGTAGCAGTAGTCGGTACCACCCCTATGGAAGGTAG
- the LOC126616319 gene encoding oligopeptide transporter 1-like has protein sequence MTVKYDEDIPGGKSHFNIDVVVDEEVNDCPIEQVRLTVPTTDDPSEPTMTFRTWVLGLLSCVVLAFVNQFFGYRQNHLYVSSVSAQIVVLPLGKLMAAVLPATEFQVPFTKWSFSLNPGPFSMKEHVLITIFANSGSNSVYAVNIITIVKAYYHRDIHIMAAFLLSQTTQMLGYGWAGLFRKFLVDSPYMWWPSNLVQVSLFRALHEREKRPKGGRTRMQFFIIVFVCSFAYYIVPSLFFPSLTALSFVCWIWKDSITAQQIGSGLKGLGIGSFALDWSTIAAFLGSPLAYPDVAVINMLIGFVLIFYIILPVTYWTNTYDAKKFPIFSSHTFDVDGQKYNVSRILNQKTFDIDLPQYNSYSKLHLSTFFALTYGWGFATLTSTISHVGLYHGKEIWHLWRKTTGAVKNQLGDVHTRLMKRNYEPVPEWWFQIILVSMVGLAIFTCEGFGKQLQLPWWGVLLACTIALAFTLPIGVIAATTNMQPGLNIITELIIGYIYPGRPLANVAFKTYGYISMSQALMFLGDFKLGHYMKIPPKSMFVVQLAGTLTATSAFFGTSWWLLTTVKNICDPANLPAGSPWTCPGDDVFYNASIIWGVIGPLRMFTKKGNYPELNWFFLLGFLSPIPGWLLHKKFPNKKWIRHINMPIILGSTGVMPPAKAINYLSWFSVALVFNLYVYRKHKGWWARHNYILSAALDAGVAFTAVTLYVTLQSKEIMGPKWWGLDQDDHCPLAKCPTAPGIKTKGCPVL, from the exons ATGACGGTGAAGTACGACGAGGACATCCCTGGGGGGAAGTCTCACTTCAACATCGACGTCGTCGTCG ATGAAGAAGTGAATGACTGCCCAATTGAGCAAGTTAGGCTAACGGTTCCAACCACAGACGATCCATCGGAGCCGACCATGACATTCCGGACGTGGGTTCTCGGCCTACTATCATGCGTTGTTCTTGCCTTCGTGAACCAATTTTTCGGGTACCGGCAAAACCATCTATACGTTTCTTCGGTCTCGGCCCAAATCGTAGTCCTCCCCCTAGGAAAGCTGATGGCGGCGGTCCTTCCTGCGACGGAGTTCCAAGTCCCATTTACAAAATGGTCGTTTTCTTTGAATCCGGGGCCTTTCAGTATGAAAGAACATGTTTTGATCACAATATTTGCAAACTCTGGATCAAACAGTGTTTATGCAGTTAACATTATCACAATTGTCAAGGCTTACTACCACAGAGATATTCACATCATGGCAGCCTTCTTGTTATCTCAAACCACTCAG atgcTTGGATATGGATGGGCTGGATTATTCAGAAAATTTCTTGTTGACTCACCTTACATGTGGTGGCCTTCAAATCTTGTTCAAGTCTCTCTATTCAG GGCATTGCATGAAAGGGAAAAGAGACCCAAAGGAGGCAGAACCAGGATGCAATTCTTCATCATTGTTTTCGTATGCAGCTTTGCTTATTACATTGTCCCAAGCTTATTCTTCCCTTCCCTAACAGCCCTCTCCTTCGTCTGTTGGATTTGGAAGGACTCCATCACTGCGCAACAGATTGGTTCCGGCCTTAAGGGCCTCGGAATTGGCTCGTTTGCCCTCGACTGGTCCACCATTGCCGCCTTCTTGGGCAGCCCTCTAGCCTACCCAGATGTTGCTGTGATCAACATGCTAATTGGCTTTGTTCTGATTTTTTACATCATTTTGCCTGTTACGTATTGGACCAATACCTATGATGCTAAGAAATTCCCAATCTTTTCCTCCCACACATTTGATGTTGATGGCCAAAAGTACAACGTTTCGAGAATTCTCAATCAGAAAACTTTTGATATCGATTTGCCCCAGTATAACAGTTACAGTAAACTCCACCTCAGTACCTTCTTCGCCCTCACCTATGGCTGGGGCTTTGCCACTCTTACATCTACTATTTCACATGTTGGACTCTATCATGGAAA AGAAATCTGGCATCTGTGGAGAAAGACGACCGGTGCAGTGAAAAATCAGCTCGGCGACGTCCACACAAGACTTATGAAGAGGAACTACGAACCTGTCCCAGAATGGTGGTTCCAGATAATCCTTGTTTCCATGGTTGGTCTTGCCATCTTTACCTGTGAAGGTTTCGGTAAACAGCTCCAACTTCCATGGTGGGGAGTTTTACTCGCCTGCACCATTGCACTAGCTTTCACCTTACCCATCGGAGTTATTGCCGCCACAACAAACATG CAACCAGGGCTTAACATAATTACAGAGTTGATTATCGGGTACATTTATCCCGGGAGGCCTCTGGCTAATGTGGCTTTCAAGACCTATGGATATATCAGCATGTCACAGGCACTCATGTTTCTTGGTGACTTCAAATTAGGCCACTATATGAAGATCCCCCCTAAGTCCATGTTTGTAGTGCAG TTAGCCGGAACACTGACAGCTACAAGTGCCTTCTTTGGAACATCATGGTGGCTTCTCACTACTGTGAAGAACATCTGTGATCCAGCAAACTTGCCAGCGGGAAGTCCGTGGACATGCCCGGGTGATGATGTGTTCTACAATGCTTCAATCATATGGGGAGTCATAGGCCCACTCAGAATGTTCACTAAGAAAGGAAACTACCCAGAGTTGAATTGGTTCTTCCTCCTCGGCTTTCTGTCACCTATTCCCGGTTGGCTACTCCACAAAAAATTCCCCAATAAGAAGTGGATTCGGCACATAAACATGCCTATAATCCTTGGATCAACCGGTGTCATGCCACCAGCGAAAGCCATAAATTATTTGTCATGGTTTTCAGTTGCACTTGTCTTCAACTTGTATGTTTACAGAAAGCACAAGGGGTGGTGGGCTAGGCATAACTATATCCTATCTGCTGCTTTGGATGCCGGTGTGGCCTTTACAGCAGTTACCCTATATGTCACCCTCCAATCCAAGGAAATTATGGGTCCAAAGTGGTGGGGTCTGGACCAAGACGACCATTGTCCGTTGGCCAAGTGTCCTACTGCACCGGGGATAAAGACTAAAGGGTGTCCAGTTCTCTAA